The Canis lupus dingo isolate Sandy chromosome 8, ASM325472v2, whole genome shotgun sequence genome has a segment encoding these proteins:
- the FSCB gene encoding fibrous sheath CABYR-binding protein isoform X28 — protein sequence MEESDEPDQPISAGRQEIRKRRRLSQSMVDKSQQTEVTEKKKHLPISQSSGPKSTVSIGNIPGSKVNYESLRVSSQLQQTWTKRKHVQDMTDKSLQTEAIVEEKKEEIRSVGETVVPEEKPAAVGAAVPEFPETVQEVEIPPSRHSIQLKIDRSQQTSCTGDWSMMNIPQKEKVDKEQQTYFSETEIVVIGQPDSSFSKSNEVVQKSESSGKLFISEYPELLPSTSRDEEIRRISISKFLFSQQSKKGSLELSEDEQYVLGDVSPTAEEIFAEVQSLPDETTAENFPTEPQPPPIEEAPTEEGLATIEPTLSEEALSEGPPVEVQSPKVEEAPVEVQIFPAEEISTEEAPAKVESIPAKEAFLEEVYPEVQLTTAEEPPMRETEEFQPLLAETSPEVQPPPAEKAPAEEASDEVQPPLAETSPEVQLPPSEKAPADETSDEVQPPPAETSSEVQPPPAEKAPAEEASDKVQPPPAEKAPADETSDEVQSPPAEKAPAEEAPDEFQPPPAEKAPADETSDEVQSPPAETAPEVQPPPAEKAPAEEAPDEVQPPPSEKAPADETSDEVQPPPAEKAPAEEAPDEVQPPPAETSPEIQPPPSEKAPADEPSDEIQHAPAETSPEVEPPSAEEVPAEEAPIDVQSPPAETSPEVHSPLLEEAPVEEAAVEICSTPPEEAPKEDTSARVWSEPAGVALVEPQHPSAEETTLEMVPVDKQFPAAEEDFFTQISVEDVLAEVQPPPSEHTAADEPLVDHMSTEYQHLQTADVPVVKLESLVLEDQQKPEEPLELDPVPEDLSNIKKEQAPAFEIEGVFHIEIK from the exons atggaagagagTGATGAACCTGATCAGCCCATCTCAGCAGGGAGGCAAGAAATTCGAAAAAGAAGACGACTCAGCCAATCAATGGTAGACAAATCCCAGCAGACTGAagtaacagagaaaaagaaacacttgcCTATATCACAATCATCTGGTCCTAAATCTACCGTTAGTATTGGTAATATTCCTGGAAGCAAAGTCAATTATGAGTCTCTCAGAGTATCTTCTCAACTTCAGCAAACTTGGACAAAGAGAAAGCATGTACAGGATATGACTGATAAATCTCTGCAAACAGAGGCTattgtagaagagaaaaaagaagaaatcagatcAGTCGGTGAAACAGTGGTACCTGAAGAAAAGCCAGCTGCTGTTGGAGCAGCAGTCCCTGAATTTCCAGAGACTGTTCAGGAAGTAGAAATTCCACCAAGCAGACATTCAATTCAACTAAAAATAGACAGATCTCAGCAGACCAGTTGTACTGGAGACTGGTCAATGATGAACattcctcaaaaagaaaaagtggacAAGGAACAGCAGACATACTTTAGTGAAACAGAAATAGTAGTTATTGGCCAACCAGATAGCTCTTTCTCAAAGTCAAATGAAGTTGTGCAAAAAAGTGAATCCTCAGGGAAGCTTTTCATTAGTGAATATCCTGAATTGCTACCCTCAACAAgtagagatgaagaaattagGCGGATAAGTATTAGCAAATTTCTATTTagtcaacaaagcaaaaaaggtTCTTTGGAACTTTCAGAAGATGAGCAATATGTTCTAGGTGATGTGTCTCCTACAGCAGAAGAGATCTTTGCTGAAGTCCAATCTCTGCCAGATGAGACTACTGCTGAAAACTTCCCTACTGAACCTCAGCCTCCACCAATTGAAGAGGCTCCTACAGAAGAGGGCCTTGCTACAATAGAGCCCACCCTAAGTGAAGAGGCTCTTTCAGAAGGGCCTCCTGTTGAAGTTCAGTCTCCAAAAGTTGAAGAAGCTCCTGTTGAAGTACAGATTTTCCCAGCTGAAGAGATTTCTACAGAAGAGGCCCCTGCTAAAGTAGAGTCTATCCCTGCTAAAGAGGCTTTCTTAGAAGAGGTTTATCCTGAAGTTCAGCTTACAACAGCTGAAGAGCCTCCTATGCGAGAGACTGAAGAATTTCAGCCTCTACTGGCTGAGACCTCCCCTGAAGTTCAGCCTCCACCAGCTGAGAAGGCCCCTGCAGAAGAGGCCTCAGATGAAGTTCAGCCTCCACTGGCTGAGACCTCCCCTGAGGTTCAGCTTCCACCATCTGAGAAGGCCCCTGCAGATGAGACCTCTGATGAAGTTCAGCCCCCACCAGCTGAGACCTCTTCTGAAGTTCAGCCTCCACCAGCTGAGAAAGCCCCTGCAGAAGAGGCCTCAGATAAAGTTCAGCCTCCACCAGCTGAGAAGGCCCCTGCAGATGAGACCTCTGATGAAGTTCAGT CTCCACCAGCTGAGAAAGCCCCTGCAGAAGAGGCCCCAGATGAATTTCAGCCTCCACCAGCTGAAAAGGCCCCTGCAGATGAGAC CTCTGATGAAGTTCAGTCTCCACCAGCTGAGACCGCTCCTGAAGTTCAGCCTCCACCAGCTGAGAAAGCCCCTGCAGAAGAGGCCCCAGATGAAGTTCAGCCTCCACCATCTGAGAAGGCCCCTGCAGATGAGACCTCTGATGAAGTTCAGCCTCCACCAGCTGAGAAAGCCCCTGCAGAAGAGGCACCAGATGAAGTTCAGCCTCCACCAGCTGAGACCTCCCCTGAAATTCAGCCTCCACCATCTGAGAAGGCCCCTGCAGATGAGCCCTCTGATGAAATTCAGCATGCACCAGCTGAGACCTCTCCTGAAGTTGAGCCTCCTTCAGCTGAGGAGGTCCCTGCAGAAGAGGCCCCAATTGACGTTCAGTCTCCACCAGCTGAGACCTCTCCTGAAGTTCATTCTCCACTACTTGAGGAGGCCCCTGTAGAAGAGGCCGCAGTTGAAATTTGTTCTACACCACCTGAGGAGGCTCCTAAAGAAGATACCTCAGCTAGAGTTTGGTCTGAACCCGCTGGGGTAGCTCTTGTTGAACCTCAGCATCCATCAGCTGAAGAAACGACTTTAGAAATGGTCCCTGTTGACAAACAGTTTCCAGCAGCTGAAGAGGACTTTTTTACACAAATTTCTGTAGAAGATGTCCTTGCTGAAGTTCAGCCTCCACCATCTGAACACACTGCTGCAGATGAGCCTTTGGTAGACCATATGTCTACTGAATATCAACATCTCCAGACAGCAGATGTCCCAGTGGTAAAATTAGAATCACTGGTTTTGGAAGATCAGCAAAAACCTGAAGAGCCTTTGGAACTAGATCCTGTCCCTGAAGATTTGTCTAATATCAAGAAAGAACAGGCTCCTGCCTTTGAAATAGAGGGTGTCTttcatatagaaataaaatag
- the FSCB gene encoding fibrous sheath CABYR-binding protein isoform X25 has translation MEESDEPDQPISAGRQEIRKRRRLSQSMVDKSQQTEVTEKKKHLPISQSSGPKSTVSIGNIPGSKVNYESLRVSSQLQQTWTKRKHVQDMTDKSLQTEAIVEEKKEEIRSVGETVVPEEKPAAVGAAVPEFPETVQEVEIPPSRHSIQLKIDRSQQTSCTGDWSMMNIPQKEKVDKEQQTYFSETEIVVIGQPDSSFSKSNEVVQKSESSGKLFISEYPELLPSTSRDEEIRRISISKFLFSQQSKKGSLELSEDEQYVLGDVSPTAEEIFAEVQSLPDETTAENFPTEPQPPPIEEAPTEEGLATIEPTLSEEALSEGPPVEVQSPKVEEAPVEVQIFPAEEISTEEAPAKVESIPAKEAFLEEVYPEVQLTTAEEPPMRETEEFQPLLAETSPEVQPPPAEKAPAEEASDEVQPPLAETSPEVQLPPSEKAPADETSDEVQPPPAETSSEVQPPPAEKAPAEEASDKVQPPPAEKAPADETSDEVQSPPAETAPEVQPPPAEKALAEEAPDEVQPPPAEKAPADETSDEVQSPPAETAPEVQPPPAEKAPAEEAPDEVQPPPSEKAPADETSDEVQPPPAEKAPAEEAPDEVQPPPAETSPEIQPPPSEKAPADEPSDEIQHAPAETSPEVEPPSAEEVPAEEAPIDVQSPPAETSPEVHSPLLEEAPVEEAAVEICSTPPEEAPKEDTSARVWSEPAGVALVEPQHPSAEETTLEMVPVDKQFPAAEEDFFTQISVEDVLAEVQPPPSEHTAADEPLVDHMSTEYQHLQTADVPVVKLESLVLEDQQKPEEPLELDPVPEDLSNIKKEQAPAFEIEGVFHIEIK, from the exons atggaagagagTGATGAACCTGATCAGCCCATCTCAGCAGGGAGGCAAGAAATTCGAAAAAGAAGACGACTCAGCCAATCAATGGTAGACAAATCCCAGCAGACTGAagtaacagagaaaaagaaacacttgcCTATATCACAATCATCTGGTCCTAAATCTACCGTTAGTATTGGTAATATTCCTGGAAGCAAAGTCAATTATGAGTCTCTCAGAGTATCTTCTCAACTTCAGCAAACTTGGACAAAGAGAAAGCATGTACAGGATATGACTGATAAATCTCTGCAAACAGAGGCTattgtagaagagaaaaaagaagaaatcagatcAGTCGGTGAAACAGTGGTACCTGAAGAAAAGCCAGCTGCTGTTGGAGCAGCAGTCCCTGAATTTCCAGAGACTGTTCAGGAAGTAGAAATTCCACCAAGCAGACATTCAATTCAACTAAAAATAGACAGATCTCAGCAGACCAGTTGTACTGGAGACTGGTCAATGATGAACattcctcaaaaagaaaaagtggacAAGGAACAGCAGACATACTTTAGTGAAACAGAAATAGTAGTTATTGGCCAACCAGATAGCTCTTTCTCAAAGTCAAATGAAGTTGTGCAAAAAAGTGAATCCTCAGGGAAGCTTTTCATTAGTGAATATCCTGAATTGCTACCCTCAACAAgtagagatgaagaaattagGCGGATAAGTATTAGCAAATTTCTATTTagtcaacaaagcaaaaaaggtTCTTTGGAACTTTCAGAAGATGAGCAATATGTTCTAGGTGATGTGTCTCCTACAGCAGAAGAGATCTTTGCTGAAGTCCAATCTCTGCCAGATGAGACTACTGCTGAAAACTTCCCTACTGAACCTCAGCCTCCACCAATTGAAGAGGCTCCTACAGAAGAGGGCCTTGCTACAATAGAGCCCACCCTAAGTGAAGAGGCTCTTTCAGAAGGGCCTCCTGTTGAAGTTCAGTCTCCAAAAGTTGAAGAAGCTCCTGTTGAAGTACAGATTTTCCCAGCTGAAGAGATTTCTACAGAAGAGGCCCCTGCTAAAGTAGAGTCTATCCCTGCTAAAGAGGCTTTCTTAGAAGAGGTTTATCCTGAAGTTCAGCTTACAACAGCTGAAGAGCCTCCTATGCGAGAGACTGAAGAATTTCAGCCTCTACTGGCTGAGACCTCCCCTGAAGTTCAGCCTCCACCAGCTGAGAAGGCCCCTGCAGAAGAGGCCTCAGATGAAGTTCAGCCTCCACTGGCTGAGACCTCCCCTGAGGTTCAGCTTCCACCATCTGAGAAGGCCCCTGCAGATGAGACCTCTGATGAAGTTCAGCCCCCACCAGCTGAGACCTCTTCTGAAGTTCAGCCTCCACCAGCTGAGAAAGCCCCTGCAGAAGAGGCCTCAGATAAAGTTCAGCCTCCACCAGCTGAGAAGGCCCCTGCAGATGAGAC CTCTGATGAAGTTCAGTCTCCACCAGCTGAGACCGCTCCTGAAGTTCAGCCTCCACCAGCTGAGAAAGCCCTTGCAGAAGAGGCCCCAGATGAAGTTCAGCCTCCACCAGCTGAGAAAGCCCCTGCAGATGAGAC CTCTGATGAAGTTCAGTCTCCACCAGCTGAGACCGCTCCTGAAGTTCAGCCTCCACCAGCTGAGAAAGCCCCTGCAGAAGAGGCCCCAGATGAAGTTCAGCCTCCACCATCTGAGAAGGCCCCTGCAGATGAGACCTCTGATGAAGTTCAGCCTCCACCAGCTGAGAAAGCCCCTGCAGAAGAGGCACCAGATGAAGTTCAGCCTCCACCAGCTGAGACCTCCCCTGAAATTCAGCCTCCACCATCTGAGAAGGCCCCTGCAGATGAGCCCTCTGATGAAATTCAGCATGCACCAGCTGAGACCTCTCCTGAAGTTGAGCCTCCTTCAGCTGAGGAGGTCCCTGCAGAAGAGGCCCCAATTGACGTTCAGTCTCCACCAGCTGAGACCTCTCCTGAAGTTCATTCTCCACTACTTGAGGAGGCCCCTGTAGAAGAGGCCGCAGTTGAAATTTGTTCTACACCACCTGAGGAGGCTCCTAAAGAAGATACCTCAGCTAGAGTTTGGTCTGAACCCGCTGGGGTAGCTCTTGTTGAACCTCAGCATCCATCAGCTGAAGAAACGACTTTAGAAATGGTCCCTGTTGACAAACAGTTTCCAGCAGCTGAAGAGGACTTTTTTACACAAATTTCTGTAGAAGATGTCCTTGCTGAAGTTCAGCCTCCACCATCTGAACACACTGCTGCAGATGAGCCTTTGGTAGACCATATGTCTACTGAATATCAACATCTCCAGACAGCAGATGTCCCAGTGGTAAAATTAGAATCACTGGTTTTGGAAGATCAGCAAAAACCTGAAGAGCCTTTGGAACTAGATCCTGTCCCTGAAGATTTGTCTAATATCAAGAAAGAACAGGCTCCTGCCTTTGAAATAGAGGGTGTCTttcatatagaaataaaatag
- the FSCB gene encoding fibrous sheath CABYR-binding protein isoform X11, whose protein sequence is MEESDEPDQPISAGRQEIRKRRRLSQSMVDKSQQTEVTEKKKHLPISQSSGPKSTVSIGNIPGSKVNYESLRVSSQLQQTWTKRKHVQDMTDKSLQTEAIVEEKKEEIRSVGETVVPEEKPAAVGAAVPEFPETVQEVEIPPSRHSIQLKIDRSQQTSCTGDWSMMNIPQKEKVDKEQQTYFSETEIVVIGQPDSSFSKSNEVVQKSESSGKLFISEYPELLPSTSRDEEIRRISISKFLFSQQSKKGSLELSEDEQYVLGDVSPTAEEIFAEVQSLPDETTAENFPTEPQPPPIEEAPTEEGLATIEPTLSEEALSEGPPVEVQSPKVEEAPVEVQIFPAEEISTEEAPAKVESIPAKEAFLEEVYPEVQLTTAEEPPMRETEEFQPLLAETSPEVQPPPAEKAPAEEASDEVQPPLAETSPEVQLPPSEKAPADETSDEVQPPPAETSSEVQPPPAEKAPAEEASDKVQPPPAEKAPADETSDEVQSPPAEKAPAEEAPDEFQPPPAEKAPADETSDEVQSPPAETAPEVQPPPAEKALAEEAPDEVQPPPAEKALAEEAPDEVQPPPAEKSPADEAPDEVQPLPAEKAPAEEAPDEVQPPPAEKAPADETSDEVQSPPAETAPEVQPPPAEKAPAEEAPDEVQPPPSEKAPADETSDEVQPPPAEKAPAEEAPDEVQPPPAETSPEIQPPPSEKAPADEPSDEIQHAPAETSPEVEPPSAEEVPAEEAPIDVQSPPAETSPEVHSPLLEEAPVEEAAVEICSTPPEEAPKEDTSARVWSEPAGVALVEPQHPSAEETTLEMVPVDKQFPAAEEDFFTQISVEDVLAEVQPPPSEHTAADEPLVDHMSTEYQHLQTADVPVVKLESLVLEDQQKPEEPLELDPVPEDLSNIKKEQAPAFEIEGVFHIEIK, encoded by the exons atggaagagagTGATGAACCTGATCAGCCCATCTCAGCAGGGAGGCAAGAAATTCGAAAAAGAAGACGACTCAGCCAATCAATGGTAGACAAATCCCAGCAGACTGAagtaacagagaaaaagaaacacttgcCTATATCACAATCATCTGGTCCTAAATCTACCGTTAGTATTGGTAATATTCCTGGAAGCAAAGTCAATTATGAGTCTCTCAGAGTATCTTCTCAACTTCAGCAAACTTGGACAAAGAGAAAGCATGTACAGGATATGACTGATAAATCTCTGCAAACAGAGGCTattgtagaagagaaaaaagaagaaatcagatcAGTCGGTGAAACAGTGGTACCTGAAGAAAAGCCAGCTGCTGTTGGAGCAGCAGTCCCTGAATTTCCAGAGACTGTTCAGGAAGTAGAAATTCCACCAAGCAGACATTCAATTCAACTAAAAATAGACAGATCTCAGCAGACCAGTTGTACTGGAGACTGGTCAATGATGAACattcctcaaaaagaaaaagtggacAAGGAACAGCAGACATACTTTAGTGAAACAGAAATAGTAGTTATTGGCCAACCAGATAGCTCTTTCTCAAAGTCAAATGAAGTTGTGCAAAAAAGTGAATCCTCAGGGAAGCTTTTCATTAGTGAATATCCTGAATTGCTACCCTCAACAAgtagagatgaagaaattagGCGGATAAGTATTAGCAAATTTCTATTTagtcaacaaagcaaaaaaggtTCTTTGGAACTTTCAGAAGATGAGCAATATGTTCTAGGTGATGTGTCTCCTACAGCAGAAGAGATCTTTGCTGAAGTCCAATCTCTGCCAGATGAGACTACTGCTGAAAACTTCCCTACTGAACCTCAGCCTCCACCAATTGAAGAGGCTCCTACAGAAGAGGGCCTTGCTACAATAGAGCCCACCCTAAGTGAAGAGGCTCTTTCAGAAGGGCCTCCTGTTGAAGTTCAGTCTCCAAAAGTTGAAGAAGCTCCTGTTGAAGTACAGATTTTCCCAGCTGAAGAGATTTCTACAGAAGAGGCCCCTGCTAAAGTAGAGTCTATCCCTGCTAAAGAGGCTTTCTTAGAAGAGGTTTATCCTGAAGTTCAGCTTACAACAGCTGAAGAGCCTCCTATGCGAGAGACTGAAGAATTTCAGCCTCTACTGGCTGAGACCTCCCCTGAAGTTCAGCCTCCACCAGCTGAGAAGGCCCCTGCAGAAGAGGCCTCAGATGAAGTTCAGCCTCCACTGGCTGAGACCTCCCCTGAGGTTCAGCTTCCACCATCTGAGAAGGCCCCTGCAGATGAGACCTCTGATGAAGTTCAGCCCCCACCAGCTGAGACCTCTTCTGAAGTTCAGCCTCCACCAGCTGAGAAAGCCCCTGCAGAAGAGGCCTCAGATAAAGTTCAGCCTCCACCAGCTGAGAAGGCCCCTGCAGATGAGACCTCTGATGAAGTTCAGT CTCCACCAGCTGAGAAAGCCCCTGCAGAAGAGGCCCCAGATGAATTTCAGCCTCCACCAGCTGAAAAGGCCCCTGCAGATGAGAC CTCTGATGAAGTTCAGTCTCCACCAGCTGAGACCGCTCCTGAAGTTCAGCCTCCACCAGCTGAGAAAGCCCTTGCAGAAGAGGCCCCAGATGAAGTTCAGC CTCCACCAGCTGAGAAAGCCCTTGCAGAAGAGGCCCCAGATGAAGTTCAGCCGCCACCAGCTGAGAAGTCCCCTGCAGATGAGGCCCCAGATGAAGTTCAGCCTCTACCAGCTGAGAAAGCCCCTGCAGAAGAGGCCCCAGATGAAGTTCAGCCTCCACCAGCTGAGAAGGCCCCTGCAGATGAGACCTCTGATGAAGTTCAGTCTCCACCAGCTGAGACCGCTCCTGAAGTTCAGCCTCCACCAGCTGAGAAAGCCCCTGCAGAAGAGGCCCCAGATGAAGTTCAGCCTCCACCATCTGAGAAGGCCCCTGCAGATGAGACCTCTGATGAAGTTCAGCCTCCACCAGCTGAGAAAGCCCCTGCAGAAGAGGCACCAGATGAAGTTCAGCCTCCACCAGCTGAGACCTCCCCTGAAATTCAGCCTCCACCATCTGAGAAGGCCCCTGCAGATGAGCCCTCTGATGAAATTCAGCATGCACCAGCTGAGACCTCTCCTGAAGTTGAGCCTCCTTCAGCTGAGGAGGTCCCTGCAGAAGAGGCCCCAATTGACGTTCAGTCTCCACCAGCTGAGACCTCTCCTGAAGTTCATTCTCCACTACTTGAGGAGGCCCCTGTAGAAGAGGCCGCAGTTGAAATTTGTTCTACACCACCTGAGGAGGCTCCTAAAGAAGATACCTCAGCTAGAGTTTGGTCTGAACCCGCTGGGGTAGCTCTTGTTGAACCTCAGCATCCATCAGCTGAAGAAACGACTTTAGAAATGGTCCCTGTTGACAAACAGTTTCCAGCAGCTGAAGAGGACTTTTTTACACAAATTTCTGTAGAAGATGTCCTTGCTGAAGTTCAGCCTCCACCATCTGAACACACTGCTGCAGATGAGCCTTTGGTAGACCATATGTCTACTGAATATCAACATCTCCAGACAGCAGATGTCCCAGTGGTAAAATTAGAATCACTGGTTTTGGAAGATCAGCAAAAACCTGAAGAGCCTTTGGAACTAGATCCTGTCCCTGAAGATTTGTCTAATATCAAGAAAGAACAGGCTCCTGCCTTTGAAATAGAGGGTGTCTttcatatagaaataaaatag
- the FSCB gene encoding fibrous sheath CABYR-binding protein isoform X31, whose amino-acid sequence MEESDEPDQPISAGRQEIRKRRRLSQSMVDKSQQTEVTEKKKHLPISQSSGPKSTVSIGNIPGSKVNYESLRVSSQLQQTWTKRKHVQDMTDKSLQTEAIVEEKKEEIRSVGETVVPEEKPAAVGAAVPEFPETVQEVEIPPSRHSIQLKIDRSQQTSCTGDWSMMNIPQKEKVDKEQQTYFSETEIVVIGQPDSSFSKSNEVVQKSESSGKLFISEYPELLPSTSRDEEIRRISISKFLFSQQSKKGSLELSEDEQYVLGDVSPTAEEIFAEVQSLPDETTAENFPTEPQPPPIEEAPTEEGLATIEPTLSEEALSEGPPVEVQSPKVEEAPVEVQIFPAEEISTEEAPAKVESIPAKEAFLEEVYPEVQLTTAEEPPMRETEEFQPLLAETSPEVQPPPAEKAPAEEASDEVQPPLAETSPEVQLPPSEKAPADETSDEVQPPPAETSSEVQPPPAEKAPAEEASDKVQPPPAEKAPADETSDEVQSPPAETAPEVQPPPAEKAPAEEAPDEFQPPPAEKAPAEEAPDEVQPPPAEKALADETSDEVQPPPAEKAPAEEAPDEVQPPPAETSPEIQPPPSEKAPADEPSDEIQHAPAETSPEVEPPSAEEVPAEEAPIDVQSPPAETSPEVHSPLLEEAPVEEAAVEICSTPPEEAPKEDTSARVWSEPAGVALVEPQHPSAEETTLEMVPVDKQFPAAEEDFFTQISVEDVLAEVQPPPSEHTAADEPLVDHMSTEYQHLQTADVPVVKLESLVLEDQQKPEEPLELDPVPEDLSNIKKEQAPAFEIEGVFHIEIK is encoded by the exons atggaagagagTGATGAACCTGATCAGCCCATCTCAGCAGGGAGGCAAGAAATTCGAAAAAGAAGACGACTCAGCCAATCAATGGTAGACAAATCCCAGCAGACTGAagtaacagagaaaaagaaacacttgcCTATATCACAATCATCTGGTCCTAAATCTACCGTTAGTATTGGTAATATTCCTGGAAGCAAAGTCAATTATGAGTCTCTCAGAGTATCTTCTCAACTTCAGCAAACTTGGACAAAGAGAAAGCATGTACAGGATATGACTGATAAATCTCTGCAAACAGAGGCTattgtagaagagaaaaaagaagaaatcagatcAGTCGGTGAAACAGTGGTACCTGAAGAAAAGCCAGCTGCTGTTGGAGCAGCAGTCCCTGAATTTCCAGAGACTGTTCAGGAAGTAGAAATTCCACCAAGCAGACATTCAATTCAACTAAAAATAGACAGATCTCAGCAGACCAGTTGTACTGGAGACTGGTCAATGATGAACattcctcaaaaagaaaaagtggacAAGGAACAGCAGACATACTTTAGTGAAACAGAAATAGTAGTTATTGGCCAACCAGATAGCTCTTTCTCAAAGTCAAATGAAGTTGTGCAAAAAAGTGAATCCTCAGGGAAGCTTTTCATTAGTGAATATCCTGAATTGCTACCCTCAACAAgtagagatgaagaaattagGCGGATAAGTATTAGCAAATTTCTATTTagtcaacaaagcaaaaaaggtTCTTTGGAACTTTCAGAAGATGAGCAATATGTTCTAGGTGATGTGTCTCCTACAGCAGAAGAGATCTTTGCTGAAGTCCAATCTCTGCCAGATGAGACTACTGCTGAAAACTTCCCTACTGAACCTCAGCCTCCACCAATTGAAGAGGCTCCTACAGAAGAGGGCCTTGCTACAATAGAGCCCACCCTAAGTGAAGAGGCTCTTTCAGAAGGGCCTCCTGTTGAAGTTCAGTCTCCAAAAGTTGAAGAAGCTCCTGTTGAAGTACAGATTTTCCCAGCTGAAGAGATTTCTACAGAAGAGGCCCCTGCTAAAGTAGAGTCTATCCCTGCTAAAGAGGCTTTCTTAGAAGAGGTTTATCCTGAAGTTCAGCTTACAACAGCTGAAGAGCCTCCTATGCGAGAGACTGAAGAATTTCAGCCTCTACTGGCTGAGACCTCCCCTGAAGTTCAGCCTCCACCAGCTGAGAAGGCCCCTGCAGAAGAGGCCTCAGATGAAGTTCAGCCTCCACTGGCTGAGACCTCCCCTGAGGTTCAGCTTCCACCATCTGAGAAGGCCCCTGCAGATGAGACCTCTGATGAAGTTCAGCCCCCACCAGCTGAGACCTCTTCTGAAGTTCAGCCTCCACCAGCTGAGAAAGCCCCTGCAGAAGAGGCCTCAGATAAAGTTCAGCCTCCACCAGCTGAGAAGGCCCCTGCAGATGAGACCTCTGATGAAGTTCAGTCTCCACCAGCTGAGACCGCTCCTGAAGTTCAGCCTCCACCAGCTGAGAAAGCCCCTGCAGAAGAGGCCCCAGATGAATTTCAGC CTCCACCAGCTGAGAAAGCCCCTGCAGAAGAGGCCCCAGATGAAGTTCAGCCTCCACCAGCTGAAAAGGCCCTTGCAGATGAGAC CTCTGATGAAGTTCAGCCTCCACCAGCTGAGAAAGCCCCTGCAGAAGAGGCACCAGATGAAGTTCAGCCTCCACCAGCTGAGACCTCCCCTGAAATTCAGCCTCCACCATCTGAGAAGGCCCCTGCAGATGAGCCCTCTGATGAAATTCAGCATGCACCAGCTGAGACCTCTCCTGAAGTTGAGCCTCCTTCAGCTGAGGAGGTCCCTGCAGAAGAGGCCCCAATTGACGTTCAGTCTCCACCAGCTGAGACCTCTCCTGAAGTTCATTCTCCACTACTTGAGGAGGCCCCTGTAGAAGAGGCCGCAGTTGAAATTTGTTCTACACCACCTGAGGAGGCTCCTAAAGAAGATACCTCAGCTAGAGTTTGGTCTGAACCCGCTGGGGTAGCTCTTGTTGAACCTCAGCATCCATCAGCTGAAGAAACGACTTTAGAAATGGTCCCTGTTGACAAACAGTTTCCAGCAGCTGAAGAGGACTTTTTTACACAAATTTCTGTAGAAGATGTCCTTGCTGAAGTTCAGCCTCCACCATCTGAACACACTGCTGCAGATGAGCCTTTGGTAGACCATATGTCTACTGAATATCAACATCTCCAGACAGCAGATGTCCCAGTGGTAAAATTAGAATCACTGGTTTTGGAAGATCAGCAAAAACCTGAAGAGCCTTTGGAACTAGATCCTGTCCCTGAAGATTTGTCTAATATCAAGAAAGAACAGGCTCCTGCCTTTGAAATAGAGGGTGTCTttcatatagaaataaaatag